In Phycisphaerae bacterium, the genomic stretch CAAGGAACTCATGCGCAACGACCTGAACACCGAGGAGGGCCGGCGACTCATCGACCAGATCGCCGCGGTCGGACGTCCCGTCCTGGTCCTCTCGGGCGGCGAGCCGCTGATGAGGCCGGACATCTTCGACTTGGCCGCCCATGCTAGAAACGCCGGACTGCTGGTCGCTCTGGCCACTAACGGCACGATGATCGACGCCCCCCTCGCCGAACGCATCGCCGAGACCGGCTTCGATCGAGTCAGTGTCTCCCTGGATGGTTCGAACGCGGCCACCCATGACCATTTCCGCGGACAGATGGGCTCGTTTGGCCGCTCCGTGCAGGCCCTCGAGCACCTGCGAACCGCAGGCGTCGCCACGCAGATCAACTGCACTATCGCTCGGCACAACCAACACCAGCTCGGCGAGATCCTCGAACTGGGGAAGCGAACAAACGCGGTGGCCGTGCACTACTTCCTGCTCGTCCCGGTGGGCTGCGGTGAACAGATCGCCCAGAGCCAAATGCTCAGCACGACCGAGGTCGAGAAGCGACTGCTCGAAATCTACCATCTGGAGCAAGGCACATCCCTCCAGATCAAGGCCACTTGCGCCCCCCACTACTACCGAATCATCCGGCAGCAGGGCAAGATCGCACGCCGGGCCTCTGCCCCCCGGCACGCCGACCAGACCACGTCAGGAGATGCAGCGGGATACGCCCAAACCCGGGACCATCCCGCCAACCATCCGCACGGCCAGCTCCACAGCATCACCAAGGGCTGCCTGGCGGGCACGGCCGTCTGCTTCGTCTCTCATCAAGGACAGGTCTTCCCTTGCGGCTATCTGCCCGTGGCCTGTGGCGACATCCGACACCAGAACTTCGGGGACATCTGGCGCGAGAGTACCGTCTTCAGCGACCTCCGCAACCCGAGCAAGCTGACCGGTAAGTGCGGGGCGTGCGAGTTCAAGACCATCTGCGGCGGATGCCGGGCCCGGGCATTCTACCAGTACGGCGACCTTCTGGCCGAGGAGCCGTACTGCGAGTACCCGCCGCGGCCCCAGCCACCATAACCCGGCTGCCTGCGCGTCCCCGCGACCGCGGCATGCAGCATCGAGCACCGGAGTGGGCGACACCAGCGCCGGGCAGCCGATAACACTCAGCAATGCCCCAGCCGCTTCGGACACTGCTGATCACACCGTTCTTCGACACAGCCCCACCCAGCGGTGGAGCACTGCCCTCGATGACCACGGCCGGCGAGTGGCTTCGCCGCGGACGGCAGGTGGCCGTCGTCTGCACCCGGCGAGAGCGGCAGCTCGGGCCGCTCCAGAACTACGCCGATAGCGGGCAACTCGAGATACACGCGATCGCGACCGAAGAACAGGTCCGATTCTCGCATCACCGCCACGCCGAGGTCGGAGCCGCGGCGACCATGGTGCTGCGGACGTTCCACCCTCACGGGGTTCATGTCCACAACTTCCAGGGACTGCTGGCCCGGTCACCCACCGCCCAGTCACCGCCCGCCCGCCGCGACGGCCGACAATGGCCTGCCCGAGCCCGACCACTTGCCGGCCTCCAGAACTCCCTGCCACAGACGCGAGCCGTTCCACTCCTCGTCGGGGCGGCTACACCAGAATCCATGAAGAATTGCCAAAAAAGGAAGTGACAATCCACCCACCCGGCTCAAGGCCCGTGACGCCGACCATCCAAAGCCAAGCCGACTACTCAGGTGTATGAGCCGCATACCCGACATGCTGACCGGCGGCACCCAGATCCGGCCAGACGCCGGTCGACACACCGGCCAGCAGGGCGGCACCAAACGAGGCCTCCTCGCGATGCCTGGGCACCACCACGGGGAGGCCAAAACGCGAGGAAATGATCTCCCGGAACAGGGGGTTCTTGCGGACCGCGTTGCCCGACGCCACGACGACGGTGTGATCGGAATCACGCTCTCCGACCGAGGAACGGTAAAACGCGCACAACTCCTCGATGATGCCTTCGAGCACCGCGCGGGCCACGTTCCCCAGCTTGAAGTTGTCGAGCGAGACCCCCTCGAAAGAACCTCGCAGAAGAGGGTCGGTACGCGTCCCAGCGAGGGTGGTCCGAGCGGTGAGCCCGCCCGCACCGCCCGGAGCGAGACTAGCCAGACCGACCAGGCGAGCGTAGACCGTCTCTCGATCGGGTACCCCGGCGAACGGGGCGATCCACTCACGAACCACGTCGTTCAGCCAGGCCAAGGCCCGCCCGCCACATAGGCTGGCTCCAACCAGCATATACCTTTTCATCGGTAGATACCGAGTCTCCATGCCCTCCGCTCGACTGAACCCCGGTATCGCCCAACTGATCTGCCCACCCGTACCCAGGTTCACCAGGACCGAATTGTCCATCTGTGCGATGCTGCCGAGCACGCTCGCCTGGTTGTCGCCGATGGCATTGCATACCGGCGTGCCCGCAGGCAAGCCCGTGGCTCGGGCGGTTGCCGCGGACAACCGGCCAATCACCTCGCCCGACTCCCTGACCGGAGGCAGCAGTTCGACAGGCAAATCCAGGGCCTCGCAGATGCGGCGATGCCACGCCATCGCGGCCAAATTGAACACACCAGCGCTGCCGGCATGGCTGGGATCGGTCACTGGCATCTGTTCCGTCAACCAGCCGGCAATCCAGTCGGCCGCGAAGCTGACCCGAACCACACCTCTCAGCGTGGCCCGGTCCCGAGAGAGCCAGAAGAGCGTGCTGCCCATGAAGCCGCTGGCCGGCAGACAGCCACACGCATCCCACACCCGGGCCGGCACCAGAATCCGCATCTGCTCCAGGCTGCTCCGCCCGTGAGCATCCGGCTCCAGGCATCGCCCATCTTGCCAGGTCACCAGGTTGCCCAACGGCTCGGCACGCTCGTCCAGACACATCATCCCGTGCATCTGCCCGGTGATGCCGATGCCGGCCACATCGCTGATCCGCTCACCCAGCTCGGACAGCACCTCCACAACCCGCTCCCGAATCCGCCGCGGGTCCTGTTCCGTACGACCGGTCGGCAGACCGGCTACCGCCGAGTCGTTCGGCCGCTCAACCGAAACCAGCAGTTCTCCCGAAGTCGAGACGCCCACGCCGCAGATGGTGGTAGTACCGATGTCGAGGCCCAGGATGGCTTTCATGATGGCCCCCATGGTAACCGGCCCAACGCGGAATTCGAGAGGGCCGACGAATACCCAAGGGTCGGGCGCCGGAACGAGCCCCGCGATCCCCACCACCCACTCCACGCACCACCAGGGTAAGCCTCTCCGAGGCCAGGGCAGGCTGGGTAGGCCCGCAAGCCCCGTCCCCTCACCACCCCCATAAAAGCCGGACGATTGGCGCAATCGCAGCCCCGGAATACACTCTTACCCTCAGTGGCCCGCTTCCGGTCCCAGTAACCTCATTCGGCATGCCACTCAGGAGGTGCGGGGTAATGACTTCTGGAAATCAGATCTCTCGACGGGCGGTTCTCAAACGCGGGGCGGCGGCGTCCATCGGCGTGGCAGCACCCTACATCATCCCTGGTGGAGTCCTGGCCGCTCCCGGCCGGCCGGGAGCCAACGACCGGGTCATCCTCGGCTTCATCGGCACCGGCGGCCGCGCCCGCCAACTGATGAACCATGTCCCCGCGGAAGGCCGCATCGTGGCCATCTGCGACTGCTATCTCCAGCGATGCGTCGAGACGCTCAAGGAGAAGAAGACCGAGTGGACCAGCTATCAGTACCACCAGAAAATGCTCGAGAAGGAGAAACTCGACGCCGTGGTCGTGGCCACCACCGATCATGCCCGCGTGCTGCCCTGCATCCATGCCTGCCAGGCCGGCCTCGATATCTACGCCGAGAAACCGCTCACGCTGACCATCCGAGAAGGACGGGTACTGGTCAACGCCGTCCGCAAGTACAAACGCATCTTCCAGGTCGGC encodes the following:
- a CDS encoding radical SAM protein, with protein sequence MTMELPMPPPLRLVFWETTAGCNLECIHCRRLDVSKELMRNDLNTEEGRRLIDQIAAVGRPVLVLSGGEPLMRPDIFDLAAHARNAGLLVALATNGTMIDAPLAERIAETGFDRVSVSLDGSNAATHDHFRGQMGSFGRSVQALEHLRTAGVATQINCTIARHNQHQLGEILELGKRTNAVAVHYFLLVPVGCGEQIAQSQMLSTTEVEKRLLEIYHLEQGTSLQIKATCAPHYYRIIRQQGKIARRASAPRHADQTTSGDAAGYAQTRDHPANHPHGQLHSITKGCLAGTAVCFVSHQGQVFPCGYLPVACGDIRHQNFGDIWRESTVFSDLRNPSKLTGKCGACEFKTICGGCRARAFYQYGDLLAEEPYCEYPPRPQPP